The DNA segment CGGGCATCGTAGCCTATCAAGGCCTTTTCGATACCACGGTACATATCCCCCGAGCATTTGCTGTCGACCACGATCCCGTCTTCCATCCGCGTCTCGAAACGCAAATGCCCTTCGATCCTTGTCATCGGATCAACGACTACTCGTCTTGCTTCCATTTCACTTCTCCTATGGCAATCTATGGGCAAACCCTAGATCAAAACTAACCATTAATGATAACAGTAGCTCATTTTTGGCTAAGGGCAAATCCATCTGGAATTGAATCGCCTCATGGATCAAGGGAATTCGAAGTTAAAATCCTTCCCGTGGGGGAATAGCCGGTCCGCCGGGGTTGGAGGAAGGTGCCCGATACGCCGATACAATTTTGGTTAGCTTGTTATAATGCCTAGCTTTTCCAATTGATTGGGTCGTTAAAGGTGGACGTTAAACAATACATGCAGCAGTTGGGCCGGCAGGCCAGGCGGGCGGGTCGGGAAATCAGCAAAGCCGACAGCGGCCGGAAAAATAATGCTTTATTGAAAATCGCCGAGGCTATCGGCGCCGGTAGCGCCGATTTGGCAATCGAAAATCGCAAGGATTTACTGGCCGGCAAGGACAACGGCATGGATTCGGCATCGCTGGACCGCTTGGAACTGACGCCGGCCCGGATCGAGGCGATGATCGAAGGCCTAAAACAGGTTGCGGCCTTGCCCGATCCGGTTGGCGAAATCACTAATCTCGGCTATCGGCCCAGCGGCATTCAAGTCGGGCAGATGCGGGTGCCTTTGGGCGTGATTGGCATTATTTACGAATCTCGGCCCAACGTTACCGTCGATGCGGCGGCACTGTGCTTGAAGGCCGGTAATGCCTGTATTCTGCGCGGCGGATCGGAATCGATTCATTCCAACCGGGCGATTGCCGCTTGTATTGCCAAGGGTTTGGCCGAAGCAGGTTTGCCGCAACTGGCGGTGCAGGTGGTGGAAACTACCGACCGGACGGCTGTTGGCGAGTTGATTACGATGAAAGACTATGTTGACGTGATCGTGCCGCGTGGCGGCAAGAGCCTGATCGAGCGCATCAGTAGCGAGGCAACGATTCCGGTGATCAAACATCTGGACGGTATTTGTCATGTCTATATCGACGGCAAGGCTGACCTCGACAAGGCGGTGGCTATTGCGATGAATGCCAAAACCCATCGCTACGGGGTTTGCAATGCAATGGAAACATTACTGGTGGCGGAATCCATCGCTCCCACGGTGTTGCCGAGATTGGCCGAACAATACGCCGAAAAAGGCGTGGAATTGCGTGGCTGTTTGAAAACCTGTTCGTTGGTTAAGAACGCCGTGCGCGCGACCGAGGAAGATTGGCATAGCGAATATTTGGCGCCTATTTTGTCCATCAAGATTGTTACCGATATGGACGAGGCGATCGATCATATCAACAGCTACAGCTCGGCGCATACCGAAGCCATTGTCACCGAGGACTACACGCTGGCGCGGCGATTCCTGCGCGAGGTGGATTCCAGTTCGGTGATGGTGAATGCATCGACCCGTTTCGCCGATGGTTTCGAGTACGGCCTGGGCGCGGAAATCGGTATCAGTACCGATAAATTGCACGCCCGTGGTCCGGTCGGATTGCACGGTCTAACGTCATTGAAATACATCGTGCTGGGTGACGGGCATATCCGGCAATAATGATCGGAATTTATGGTGGTACCTTTAATCCGGTGCATTACGGCCATTTACGCACGGCGCTGGAAGTCAAGGAACTGTTCGAATTGGATCAACTGCGTCTGATTCCTTGCCGTTTGCCTCCGCACCGTGATCAACCGGACGTGGATGGCGAAATGCGATTAGCCATGTTGCATTTGGCCGTTGCCGATTCGCCTGGGTTACAGGTCGATCGGCGCGAGCTGGATAGGGCCGGGCCATCCTATATGGTCGATACGCTGCAAGCCCTCCGCGCCGAAAATCCTGACACCAGGCTGATACTGTTCATCGGTGCCGATGCCTTTGCCGGCTTGGAGAGTTGGCATCAATGGCAGCGCTTGTTCGATTATGCGCATCTGGTGGTCATGACTCGGCCGGCTTATGGCCTACCGGATATGCCGGCTTTTTTATGCCAACGGTTATGCGAAGATCGTCGCCAGCTACGGCAACAATTCGGTGGGCGGCTATTTTTTCAAGCGGTGACCGGGCTGGATATTTCCGCCACTCAGATCCGAAACCTGATCAGGGCCGGCCGCGATCCGCAATTTTTACTGCCGGATCGCGTCATTGCTTATATCCGGCAACATCAACTTTATCTATCCTCAACACAGGACATTGAATGCAAGCAGAACAACTGTTAAAACTGGTCGAGAACGAACTCGACGAGCGTAAAGCTCATCAGGTCACAATTCTCGATGTGCGCGGCAAAACCAGTATTACCGATTACATGATTGTCGCCACCGCCACATCCACTCGCCACGCCAAATCCCTGTGCGATTATGTGGTCGAAAAAATCAAGGAAAACGGCCTGCAGCCCTTGGGGTTGGAAGGCGAACTCGGTTCGGATTGGGTGTTGCTGGATTTGGGTGACGTGGTATTACACGTGATGACCGGCCAGGCACGCGAGTTTTATCAATTGGAGAAGCTCTGGTCCGTGAGCGGCGACCAACAGAGCCGCCAGCGAGTGTAGTTACAATAAATCACCCTGTTAACCGTCCGGCGGGCTTGTTCCAGGCCTGAATTCACTGTCGACCAGCCATTCTGTGATCGTCGGTTCGAGGGACTAATAAAGCGAACCGACGCGATCAAGGTAGGTTAGGTAAAGCCGCATGTCGAATTCCAGTTGGTGATAATCGGGTTCCATGTACTCGCATAGTTTGTAGAAGGCCTTGTTGTGCTGTTTTTCGCGTAAATGCGCCAGTTCATGCACGGCAATCATGCGTAAAAATTCAATCGGCGCGGTTTTAAATACCGCGCCGATGCGGATTTCGTTTTTGGCTTTCAGGTTGCCGCCCTGAACTCTGGATACGAAGGAATGTAAGCCCAAGGCTTGATGAAGCAGATCGATTTTGTCGTCGTACACGACTTTGCTTAGTGGAGCGGATTGGCGAAGAAATTGGTTTTTGATGGCGACGACATAGAGATAAAGCGCTTTGTCGGTTCGAATGTCATGGCTTGCCGGATATTTTGTTAGCAGCATTTGCCCCAGTTTTCCGCTCTCAATCAGCCGTTCAATTTGCTCGGTAATGCTTGCCGGATAAGCGGCCAGATATTTTAATGCCGTCATTGGAGGAGGGGCTTTATCAAAATTGCTTATTCTACCGTCTGATTAGTCGAATGGTTTCTCGCAATCCTAAATGCCGGTATTACCGGCTTTTCTGTTTGGTGCGAGGCTGGGAATCCCTGGTTGATGATGGCTGTCATGCTCCAGCGTGGTCGCGCGGTTTAAGGCTTGGTCGGTAATAACGTGGCTTTTTGGCTGATGGAATGTCGCCGGTGTAGGTCTTTAGCTGCGGCTAAAGCTCCTTCCACGCAGCCCATCGGAGAAGTGATTTATACAAAGTTGTTATTCGCTCTGGTGTCGAATGGATTAGTCGGTGCGCATACCCGAGGTAAGTCCCCCCATCCCATCCGACGGGGGCGACAAACCAATCGGTTTAGGCGCTATGGCAAGTCGTTGCGCATTGGGGGCAGCCGTTGACTTGCTTGAAGGACTCGGCGGCTTTTTTCACCGCGCTGGCGCAACTTGCGATAGAGCCTAAATAACGTATTGCGTCCTTGGCGGGCAATAGAGAGCAATTTGCGTTGTGGACGATATGGTCGCCGTTGGGCTGGGCATTCGTTTCGATGTAAAACTCGGCCATGATAGATACCTCTCTTTAGTTAGTTTTGGGTGGATGGCTCGGATAATGGTTCGCCAGTGACTGATTTATCGGTCGTTGATCCAACACACTGTATTGATAATGTATCGAACCTGACAGACAAAACCGGCAATTTCCATGGTTTGCGAGCTCCGATCCAGAATCAGCAATACATGTGCCACGTTTAATGCAGGATTTCCGGCCCCCAGCGTCCCGCTGGCATGGCGAGACAGTTTTGTAGGCCACAACGAGCAAAAAGCCTCGTTATCCGGATTACTTTTCGGGCCTTGGAGGATAGCCGGTGGGTCCATTGGTCGAACCTCCATGTTGGGCGGTACGTTAACATCAGGTGTCGAATTGATTATCAATAGGTTAAGTTTCCATTTCGTATGGCAAAAGTAAAAAAATCGAAAACCAAGGGCGCCGGCAAAGAGACGAGTAAAGGCACGGCAATGGATTCGTTCTGCGGCTGGGAGGGCGAAGTCCTGGTGCTGAATATTCTCGGTACGCCCAGTGCCAAGCAGGATGCCATCGGCAAACCGAAGGGCCATCAACTGAAGGTCAGTGTCACCGCCGCGCCGGTTGGCGGCAAGGCAACCGATCACATGGTGCGTTTCCTGGCGAAAGAGTTCGGGGTGGCGGCCGGCGATATCGAAGTGGTGTTTGGCCGGTTTAACGTCAATAAGCAATTGCGGATTAAATCGCCCAAGCAGTTGCCGGCCGTGATCAGCAAGGAATTGGCCCAAGCCGGGTAGCCGTTCGCCGTGGCCCGGTAAGCGGATTCATCTGTTTTATAACGGTCATCCATGCCGCCGTTAGCGTCGATAGAGAAGCTAATTGGCTGTTTCCCGGCTATTCAGCCTGCTTGGTTGTCCCTTATTGCCCGCATCGCGTAAAATCCTGAATAAACGATCTTCAACCCATGGAGTTATACAATGAAATATTCTTTAATCGCTGTGCTGTTGTTAGCCGCCAATCTGGCTTTCGCCGAAGAAGCAGCCAAGGATGAGTGGAATGAAACCACTTTGTCCGAAGAAACCATTCAGAAAATTCAGCAAGCGCAATTCACTTATAAAAAATGCGTGGTCGATACCATGCAAAAACCGGAATTTTCCAAACTGGAAAGCCGGAATGCCACCGATGCGATCATCAAACTGTGCGAACCCACGCTGGCGGACATGCGCAAGGTCTATACCGATGCCGAGGTGCCGGGCGTGATTGCCGATCGGCATTTGAAAAAACTCAGAATCCAAGTCACCCGCAATCTATTGCAGGAACTGATGTATGTCGAAGCGGCTAAAAAAGCCGGCCAACCTTAACGAATTTAAACCTAACCCATGAATACCTATACCATTGATTTAAGCCTGCGTCCGACCACATTCGATTTATGGCATGTGTGTCTGGCCGGCACGGTGGCCGTGTTGGCACTGCTGCTAATCGTCGTTTTAATCTCGGTTGTGCTGGGCATGCGCCGCTGCAAACGCATGGAACCCGCGCCCCAATTGGCGCCAGTGCAAAGGCCGGAACCGGAAGTGAATATTGTCGAGAAAATCGTTGAGGTTGAAAAAGTCGTGCAAGCCCCGGCGCCGGAGCCGGTGATTTTGAAGGAAGCCACGCCCGACGCGGCCCTGCAATTACTGAGCCTGTTGCAAAAAGAGGCCCGTTTCATCGACTTCATCAAGGAAGATGTCAGCGTGTTTTCCGATGCAGACATCGGCGCGGCGGCACGGGTGGTGCATCAAGGTTGCGGCAAGGCCATCAATGAGCATTTCACCCTGGCGCCGGTCAGTCAGGATCAGGAAGGCAGTCGGGTGACCTTAAGCAAGGGTTTCGATGCGGCGTCCTATCGTTTGACCGGCAACATCGTCGGCGAAGCGCCGTTTACCGGTACCTTGGTGCATAAAGGCTGGCAAGTTACCGATTTGCGCCTGCCCAAATTGACCGAAGGCCATAACGCCAAAATTATCGCCGCCGCCGAGGTGGAATTATGAGTACCGAGGTTCGCTACTCGGTCGGTATCGACTTGGGCACCACGCACTGTGTATTGTCCTATGTCGATCTTGAGGCCGGCGATGACCAAGTGGTGTTGACTGTGCTACCGATTCCGCAACTGACCGGACCCGGAACGATAGAAGACCAGGCTCAATTGCCGTCGTTTACCTATTTGCCGCACGCGGCCGAGATCGCGGAAGGCGCTACCGCGTTGCCGTGGTCGGCCAAGCCGGAGCATCTGGTCGGCGAGATTGCCCGTAATATGGGCAGCAAGACCCCGATCAGGTTGGTGGCCAGCGCCAAGAGCTGGCTGTGCCATGCCGGCGTCGATTGCAAGCAAGCCATT comes from the Methylomonas sp. LL1 genome and includes:
- a CDS encoding DUF2760 domain-containing protein; amino-acid sequence: MNTYTIDLSLRPTTFDLWHVCLAGTVAVLALLLIVVLISVVLGMRRCKRMEPAPQLAPVQRPEPEVNIVEKIVEVEKVVQAPAPEPVILKEATPDAALQLLSLLQKEARFIDFIKEDVSVFSDADIGAAARVVHQGCGKAINEHFTLAPVSQDQEGSRVTLSKGFDAASYRLTGNIVGEAPFTGTLVHKGWQVTDLRLPKLTEGHNAKIIAAAEVEL
- a CDS encoding M48 metallopeptidase family protein gives rise to the protein MTALKYLAAYPASITEQIERLIESGKLGQMLLTKYPASHDIRTDKALYLYVVAIKNQFLRQSAPLSKVVYDDKIDLLHQALGLHSFVSRVQGGNLKAKNEIRIGAVFKTAPIEFLRMIAVHELAHLREKQHNKAFYKLCEYMEPDYHQLEFDMRLYLTYLDRVGSLY
- the rsfS gene encoding ribosome silencing factor, with the translated sequence MQAEQLLKLVENELDERKAHQVTILDVRGKTSITDYMIVATATSTRHAKSLCDYVVEKIKENGLQPLGLEGELGSDWVLLDLGDVVLHVMTGQAREFYQLEKLWSVSGDQQSRQRV
- the nadD gene encoding nicotinate-nucleotide adenylyltransferase encodes the protein MIGIYGGTFNPVHYGHLRTALEVKELFELDQLRLIPCRLPPHRDQPDVDGEMRLAMLHLAVADSPGLQVDRRELDRAGPSYMVDTLQALRAENPDTRLILFIGADAFAGLESWHQWQRLFDYAHLVVMTRPAYGLPDMPAFLCQRLCEDRRQLRQQFGGRLFFQAVTGLDISATQIRNLIRAGRDPQFLLPDRVIAYIRQHQLYLSSTQDIECKQNNC
- a CDS encoding DUF167 domain-containing protein, which gives rise to MAKVKKSKTKGAGKETSKGTAMDSFCGWEGEVLVLNILGTPSAKQDAIGKPKGHQLKVSVTAAPVGGKATDHMVRFLAKEFGVAAGDIEVVFGRFNVNKQLRIKSPKQLPAVISKELAQAG
- a CDS encoding glutamate-5-semialdehyde dehydrogenase, producing the protein MQQLGRQARRAGREISKADSGRKNNALLKIAEAIGAGSADLAIENRKDLLAGKDNGMDSASLDRLELTPARIEAMIEGLKQVAALPDPVGEITNLGYRPSGIQVGQMRVPLGVIGIIYESRPNVTVDAAALCLKAGNACILRGGSESIHSNRAIAACIAKGLAEAGLPQLAVQVVETTDRTAVGELITMKDYVDVIVPRGGKSLIERISSEATIPVIKHLDGICHVYIDGKADLDKAVAIAMNAKTHRYGVCNAMETLLVAESIAPTVLPRLAEQYAEKGVELRGCLKTCSLVKNAVRATEEDWHSEYLAPILSIKIVTDMDEAIDHINSYSSAHTEAIVTEDYTLARRFLREVDSSSVMVNASTRFADGFEYGLGAEIGISTDKLHARGPVGLHGLTSLKYIVLGDGHIRQ